A single window of Agromyces aureus DNA harbors:
- the scpB gene encoding SMC-Scp complex subunit ScpB, with amino-acid sequence MTNEIDEIDEIDETDAAAGELSEGDGGLDVVAGAPSSTTGGEAEPGPDGPELPVPDGPELSVVTPLDVPGQPHLDLDRALEAIMFIADEPQSVVHLAAAVQRPVAEVRAAIARLRADYDGTGVSGEPRTDVADANDAARGIRRGFELREVGGGWRFYVRSEYDALVSDFVIAQTSTRLSQAALETLSVIAYKQPISRSQIASIRAVNVDSVVRTLLGRGLITEIDTDAETGALLYGTTELLLTNLGINSIDELPHISPLLDDGQEGFERD; translated from the coding sequence ATGACGAATGAGATCGACGAGATCGACGAGATCGATGAAACGGATGCCGCGGCGGGTGAGCTGTCCGAGGGTGACGGGGGTCTCGATGTGGTCGCCGGCGCTCCCTCCTCGACCACCGGAGGTGAGGCCGAGCCGGGACCTGACGGACCCGAGCTCCCGGTCCCTGACGGACCCGAGCTCTCGGTGGTCACCCCGCTCGACGTGCCGGGACAGCCGCACCTCGACCTCGATCGCGCGCTCGAGGCGATCATGTTCATCGCCGACGAACCGCAGAGCGTCGTGCACCTCGCGGCCGCCGTGCAGCGTCCGGTCGCCGAGGTGCGCGCCGCGATCGCACGCCTGCGGGCGGACTACGACGGCACGGGCGTGTCGGGCGAGCCGCGCACCGATGTCGCCGACGCGAACGATGCGGCACGCGGCATCCGTCGCGGATTCGAACTGCGCGAAGTGGGCGGCGGGTGGCGGTTCTACGTGCGCAGCGAGTACGACGCGCTCGTGTCGGATTTCGTGATCGCGCAGACGTCGACCAGACTTTCGCAGGCGGCGTTGGAGACGCTCTCGGTGATCGCGTACAAGCAGCCGATCTCGCGCTCGCAGATCGCGTCGATCCGTGCCGTGAACGTCGACTCGGTCGTGCGCACGCTGCTCGGCCGCGGCCTCATCACCGAGATCGACACGGACGCCGAGACGGGCGCCCTCCTCTACGGCACGACCGAACTGCTGCTCACCAACCTCGGCATCAACTCCATCGACGAGCTGCCCCACATCTCCCCGTTGCTCGACGACGGTCAGGAAGGATTCGAACGTGACTGA
- the der gene encoding ribosome biogenesis GTPase Der yields the protein MTDQRDEYDDASVVDDRLADRLADVDDELAEQRAAALRSGLSDYNLDDDDLEVLEHSEEGEDGIRYLPALPVIAIVGRPNVGKSALVNRILGRREAVVEDTPGVTRDRVAYKGEWLDRRFTLVDTGGWEPDAKGIDASVALQAEVAIDLCDVVLFVVDATVGATATDEHVVRLLRKTKKPVFLVANKVDDARQESEAAALWNLGLGEPHPVSALHGRGVADMLEAVFKVLPQVSAVAKDEFGGPRRVAILGRPNVGKSSLLNKAAGEERVVVNELAGTTRDPVDEQIELGGKIWRFVDTAGIRRRVHMQQGADFYASLRTQAALEKAEVAVVLLDVSQPISEQDVRIIDLVLESGRALVLAYNKWDLLDDDRRRYLEREIEKDLHHVAWAPRVNISARTGRHLEKLVPALETALESWDTRIATGKFNAFLTELTQQTPHPLRGGKQPRILFGTQAASRPPTFVLFTTGFLDPGYRRFIQRRLREIYGFEGSPIVVNMRVREKRQR from the coding sequence ATGACCGACCAGCGCGACGAGTACGACGACGCGTCCGTCGTCGACGACCGCCTCGCCGACCGCCTCGCCGACGTCGACGACGAGCTCGCCGAGCAGCGCGCCGCGGCGCTGCGCTCGGGGCTGTCCGACTACAACCTCGACGACGACGACCTCGAGGTGCTCGAGCACTCCGAAGAGGGCGAAGACGGCATCCGCTACCTGCCGGCCCTGCCGGTGATCGCCATCGTCGGCCGCCCGAACGTCGGCAAGTCGGCGCTCGTCAACCGCATCCTCGGCCGTCGCGAGGCCGTCGTCGAAGACACCCCCGGCGTCACGCGCGACCGAGTGGCGTACAAGGGCGAATGGCTCGACCGCCGCTTCACCCTCGTCGACACCGGTGGCTGGGAGCCCGATGCCAAGGGCATCGACGCCTCCGTCGCCCTGCAGGCCGAGGTCGCGATCGACCTCTGCGACGTCGTGCTCTTCGTCGTCGACGCGACCGTCGGCGCGACCGCGACCGACGAGCACGTCGTGCGACTGCTGCGCAAGACCAAGAAGCCCGTCTTCCTCGTGGCGAACAAGGTCGATGACGCCCGCCAGGAGTCCGAGGCCGCTGCACTCTGGAACCTCGGCCTCGGCGAGCCGCACCCCGTCTCGGCGCTGCACGGCCGTGGCGTCGCCGACATGCTCGAAGCCGTCTTCAAGGTGCTGCCGCAGGTGTCGGCCGTCGCGAAGGACGAGTTCGGCGGGCCCCGTCGCGTCGCGATCCTCGGTCGCCCGAACGTCGGCAAGAGCTCGTTGCTGAACAAGGCCGCCGGTGAAGAGCGCGTCGTCGTCAACGAACTCGCGGGCACGACCCGCGATCCCGTCGACGAGCAGATCGAGCTCGGCGGCAAGATCTGGCGCTTCGTCGACACCGCCGGCATCCGTCGTCGCGTGCACATGCAGCAGGGCGCCGACTTCTACGCGTCGCTGCGCACCCAGGCCGCGCTCGAGAAGGCCGAGGTCGCCGTCGTGCTCCTCGACGTCTCGCAGCCGATCTCCGAGCAGGACGTGCGCATCATCGACCTCGTGCTCGAATCGGGACGCGCGCTCGTGCTCGCCTACAACAAGTGGGACCTGCTCGACGACGACCGTCGCCGCTACCTCGAGCGCGAGATCGAGAAGGACCTGCACCACGTGGCCTGGGCCCCTCGCGTGAACATCTCGGCGCGCACCGGACGCCACCTCGAGAAGCTCGTGCCCGCCCTCGAGACCGCACTCGAGTCGTGGGACACCCGCATCGCGACGGGCAAGTTCAACGCGTTCCTCACCGAACTCACCCAGCAGACGCCGCACCCGCTTCGCGGTGGCAAGCAGCCGCGCATCCTGTTCGGCACGCAGGCCGCGAGCCGCCCGCCGACCTTCGTGCTCTTCACGACCGGGTTCCTCGACCCGGGTTACCGCCGGTTCATCCAGCGGCGCCTGCGTGAGATCTACGGCTTCGAGGGTTCGCCGATCGTCGTCAACATGCGCGTGCGCGAGAAGCGCCAGCGCTAG
- a CDS encoding segregation and condensation protein A, producing the protein MARSPEAVPVSGEQAPVGDAEPSNEAGGAGGDGGFRVALTNFEGPFDLLLSLIAKHEMDITEVSLSAVTDEFISYLRGVDSAEELDLASEFLVVAATLLDLKVVGLLPQGELVDAEDVALLEARDLLFARLLQYRAFKEVARWFQANLDAEGLRHPRTVRLEDKFRQRAPELRWTLNAEDFAALAALAMTPREIPTVGLTHLHAPLVSIREQAAHVVAVLRRGEPVSFRQLIAGVSQTGVVVARFLAVLELYRHAAIGFDQVEPLGELTLHWAAETWSDENLEALGADYDE; encoded by the coding sequence GTGGCGCGGTCGCCTGAGGCCGTTCCGGTCTCGGGGGAGCAGGCGCCGGTCGGCGACGCCGAGCCGTCGAACGAGGCAGGGGGAGCGGGTGGCGACGGCGGGTTCCGGGTCGCGCTGACGAACTTCGAGGGTCCGTTCGACCTGCTGCTCTCGCTCATCGCCAAGCACGAGATGGACATCACCGAGGTGTCGCTCTCGGCGGTGACCGACGAGTTCATCTCGTACCTGCGCGGCGTCGACTCCGCCGAGGAGCTCGACCTCGCGTCGGAGTTCCTCGTGGTCGCCGCAACCCTGCTCGACCTCAAGGTCGTCGGCCTGCTGCCGCAGGGCGAGCTCGTCGATGCCGAGGACGTCGCCCTGCTCGAGGCCCGCGACCTGCTCTTCGCCCGCCTGTTGCAGTACCGGGCCTTCAAGGAGGTCGCGCGCTGGTTCCAGGCCAACCTCGACGCCGAGGGGCTGCGGCACCCGAGAACCGTGCGACTCGAGGACAAGTTCCGTCAACGCGCGCCCGAACTGCGCTGGACGCTCAACGCCGAGGACTTCGCAGCGCTCGCGGCCCTCGCGATGACGCCGCGCGAGATCCCGACGGTCGGACTCACGCACCTGCACGCGCCGCTCGTATCGATCCGCGAGCAGGCGGCGCACGTCGTCGCGGTGCTGCGCCGAGGCGAACCCGTGAGCTTCCGGCAATTGATCGCCGGCGTCTCGCAGACGGGCGTCGTCGTGGCCCGCTTCCTCGCGGTACTCGAGCTCTATCGCCACGCGGCGATCGGCTTCGACCAGGTCGAGCCGCTCGGCGAGCTCACGCTGCACTGGGCCGCCGAGACGTGGTCAGACGAAAACCTCGAAGCCCTGGGGGCCGACTATGACGAATGA
- a CDS encoding NUDIX domain-containing protein: MPESPAGDRAVEPLADERVVVPVSASELVFEGHVWDIRRETFDLGDGPIVRDFMDHPGAVAVLALDDEDRAFLIRQYRHPVGLRDWEIPAGLLDVAGEDPLEGAKRELAEEGDLEASEWSVLADFLTTPGGSNEALRIYLARGIRPSDEVFEREDEEAHIETRWVPLDECVDAVLARQVQNPSLVIAVLAAQASRSRGWRSLGEADAPWPTRSPGRGTSAEAAAAEDAARR; encoded by the coding sequence ATGCCTGAATCGCCCGCGGGCGATCGAGCGGTCGAGCCGCTCGCCGATGAACGGGTCGTCGTGCCCGTCTCGGCGAGCGAGCTCGTCTTCGAAGGGCACGTGTGGGACATCCGGCGCGAGACGTTCGATCTCGGCGACGGGCCGATCGTGCGCGACTTCATGGACCATCCGGGCGCCGTCGCGGTGCTCGCGCTCGACGACGAGGACCGCGCGTTCCTGATCCGGCAGTACCGGCACCCGGTGGGTCTCCGCGACTGGGAGATCCCCGCGGGACTGCTCGACGTCGCGGGTGAGGACCCCCTCGAGGGAGCGAAGCGCGAGCTGGCCGAGGAGGGCGACCTCGAGGCATCCGAGTGGTCCGTGCTCGCCGACTTCCTGACGACGCCCGGCGGCAGCAACGAAGCCCTGCGCATCTACCTCGCGCGCGGCATCCGCCCGTCTGACGAGGTCTTCGAACGCGAAGACGAAGAGGCGCACATCGAGACCAGGTGGGTGCCGCTCGACGAGTGCGTCGACGCCGTGCTCGCGCGCCAGGTGCAGAACCCGTCGCTCGTCATCGCCGTGCTCGCCGCGCAGGCGTCGCGATCGCGCGGGTGGCGGAGCCTCGGCGAGGCCGACGCACCGTGGCCGACCCGGTCGCCCGGCCGCGGCACGAGCGCGGAGGCCGCTGCTGCCGAGGACGCCGCACGGCGATGA
- the xerD gene encoding site-specific tyrosine recombinase XerD gives MTARPEVDAYLRHLAVERGLARNSITSYRRDLAIYTGWLEARGFDGPGAVAEQDLSDFIRFLGAERVPTLATSSIARVLSAVRGLHRFLADEGTLPTDVSRELRPPKLPMRLPKAISVADIEALIAATAGEEADRLRDAALLEVLYGTGARVSEAIGLNVDDLVDDEVIRLFGKGGKQRIVPLGSYARRAVDAYLVRARPMLSARGAATPALFLGVRGRRMSRQAAWEAIHGAAERAGLAASVSPHTLRHSFATHLLEGGADVRVVQELLGHSSVATTQIYTLVTADTLREMYTSAHPRAR, from the coding sequence GTGACCGCGCGGCCCGAGGTCGACGCCTACCTCAGGCACCTGGCCGTCGAGCGCGGCCTCGCCCGCAACTCGATCACGTCGTACCGACGCGACCTCGCGATCTACACGGGCTGGCTCGAGGCGCGCGGCTTCGACGGACCGGGTGCTGTCGCCGAGCAGGACCTCTCCGACTTCATCAGGTTCCTCGGCGCCGAGCGCGTGCCGACGCTCGCGACCTCGTCGATCGCCCGAGTGCTGTCCGCCGTGCGTGGCCTGCACCGTTTCCTGGCCGACGAGGGCACGCTGCCGACGGACGTCAGCAGGGAGCTGCGACCGCCGAAGCTGCCGATGCGCCTGCCCAAGGCGATCTCGGTGGCCGACATCGAGGCGCTCATCGCCGCGACGGCGGGTGAGGAGGCCGATCGGCTGCGCGACGCCGCGCTCCTCGAGGTGCTCTACGGCACGGGCGCCCGCGTGTCCGAGGCGATCGGCCTGAACGTCGACGACCTCGTCGACGACGAGGTGATCCGACTGTTCGGCAAGGGCGGCAAGCAGCGCATCGTGCCGCTCGGCTCGTACGCCAGACGCGCGGTCGACGCGTACCTCGTCCGTGCGCGTCCGATGCTGTCGGCGCGAGGCGCCGCGACCCCGGCGCTGTTCCTCGGCGTGCGCGGGCGGCGGATGTCGCGACAGGCCGCGTGGGAGGCGATCCACGGCGCTGCCGAACGGGCGGGGCTCGCGGCATCCGTCTCACCGCACACCCTGCGGCACTCGTTCGCGACGCACCTGCTCGAGGGGGGCGCCGATGTGCGCGTCGTGCAGGAGCTGCTCGGGCACTCGTCGGTCGCGACGACGCAGATCTACACGCTCGTCACGGCTGACACACTCCGGGAGATGTACACGTCGGCCCACCCGCGCGCTCGCTAG
- a CDS encoding ParA family protein codes for MTQQTHDPADGIGSLTQDLGPTGRPHREFPEPKPLRSHGPARIIALCNQKGGVGKTTTTINLGATLAEYGRRVLAIDFDPQGALSAGLGVQTHDVPTIYDLLLSRSIDPNDAIQNTSVEGLDVIPGNIDLSAAEINLVNEVAREQILAGVLRRVSSDYDVILIDCQPSLGLLTVNALTAAHGVVIPLECEFFALRGVALLIETIDKVRDRLNPAITLDGILATMYDSRTLHSREVLERVVDAFGDDVLETVITRTVKFPDATVAATPITQFAPDHQASKSYRQLARELVFRGAVA; via the coding sequence GTGACCCAGCAGACGCACGATCCGGCGGACGGCATCGGTTCGCTGACGCAGGATCTCGGTCCCACCGGTCGCCCGCACCGCGAGTTCCCAGAGCCGAAGCCGCTGCGTTCGCACGGCCCGGCCCGCATCATCGCCCTCTGCAACCAGAAGGGCGGCGTCGGCAAGACGACGACCACGATCAACCTCGGCGCGACGCTGGCCGAGTACGGGCGCCGCGTGCTCGCGATCGACTTCGACCCGCAGGGCGCGCTGTCGGCGGGGCTCGGGGTGCAGACGCACGACGTGCCGACGATCTACGACCTGCTGCTCTCGCGGTCGATCGATCCGAACGACGCGATCCAGAACACGAGCGTCGAGGGTCTCGACGTGATCCCCGGCAACATCGATCTCTCGGCCGCCGAGATCAACCTCGTCAACGAGGTCGCGCGCGAGCAGATCCTCGCCGGCGTGCTGCGCAGGGTCTCCTCCGACTACGACGTGATCCTCATCGACTGCCAGCCCTCGCTCGGGCTCCTCACGGTGAACGCGCTCACGGCCGCGCACGGTGTGGTCATCCCGCTCGAGTGCGAGTTCTTCGCGCTGCGCGGCGTCGCGCTGCTCATCGAGACCATCGACAAGGTGCGCGACCGGCTGAACCCGGCGATCACGCTCGACGGCATCCTCGCCACCATGTACGACTCGCGCACGCTGCACTCGCGCGAGGTGCTCGAGCGGGTCGTCGACGCCTTCGGCGACGACGTGCTCGAGACGGTCATCACGCGCACCGTGAAGTTCCCGGACGCGACCGTCGCCGCGACGCCGATCACGCAGTTCGCGCCCGATCACCAGGCATCGAAGTCGTACCGTCAGCTCGCGAGGGAGCTGGTCTTCCGTGGCGCGGTCGCCTGA
- a CDS encoding prephenate dehydrogenase, producing MSEARLTGPVRIVGVGLLGASIGLGLRAKGVEVILADASPTHLAIAADYGAGRPAAPDDVPQLVVVCVPPDVTAAVVASELAANPTAIVTDVASVKLAIHDDLVARGADLSRYLGTHPMAGRELGGPMSGRADLFVGRPWVVAAHDRISYRDASVIDDLILDLGATLVELTPEQHDRAVALVSHVPQVVSTLMARRLIDAPHASVNLAGQGIRDVTRVAASDPELWVQILGQNSAPVIEILRGYRDDLDRFIDALDDLEAPGARRRIAEELFGGNTGVERLPGKHGVDRRYASLIVMVDDRPGQLAKLFNDVGDAGVNLEDLRLEHSPGAQVGLAEISVLPEVLERLTDELAARGWRIAG from the coding sequence GTGAGCGAAGCGCGCCTGACGGGCCCGGTGCGGATCGTCGGCGTCGGCCTGCTCGGCGCGAGCATCGGGCTCGGACTGCGGGCGAAGGGCGTCGAGGTGATCCTCGCCGACGCGTCGCCCACGCATCTCGCGATCGCGGCCGACTACGGCGCGGGTCGCCCGGCGGCGCCCGACGACGTGCCGCAGCTCGTCGTCGTGTGCGTGCCGCCCGATGTCACGGCCGCGGTCGTGGCATCCGAACTGGCGGCGAACCCGACCGCGATCGTGACGGATGTCGCGAGCGTGAAGCTCGCGATCCACGACGACCTCGTGGCGCGCGGCGCCGACCTGTCGCGCTACCTCGGCACCCACCCGATGGCGGGGCGCGAGCTCGGCGGGCCCATGTCGGGCCGCGCCGACCTCTTCGTCGGGCGCCCATGGGTCGTCGCGGCGCACGATCGCATCTCGTACCGCGACGCGTCGGTCATCGACGACCTGATCCTCGACCTCGGAGCCACGCTCGTCGAGCTCACGCCCGAGCAGCACGACCGGGCCGTCGCGCTCGTGTCGCACGTGCCGCAGGTCGTCTCCACGCTCATGGCCCGCCGCCTGATCGACGCGCCGCACGCGTCGGTGAACCTCGCCGGGCAGGGCATCCGCGACGTCACGCGCGTGGCCGCGAGCGACCCCGAGCTCTGGGTGCAGATCCTCGGGCAGAACTCGGCCCCCGTCATCGAGATCCTGCGCGGCTACCGCGACGACCTCGACCGGTTCATCGACGCGCTCGACGACCTCGAGGCGCCCGGTGCCCGCCGTCGCATCGCCGAAGAGCTCTTCGGCGGCAACACGGGCGTCGAGCGCCTGCCGGGCAAGCACGGCGTCGACCGCCGGTACGCGAGCCTCATCGTCATGGTCGACGACCGACCCGGGCAGCTCGCCAAGCTCTTCAACGACGTCGGCGACGCCGGCGTCAACCTCGAGGACCTCCGCCTCGAGCACTCGCCGGGCGCCCAGGTGGGCCTCGCCGAGATCTCCGTGCTTCCCGAGGTGCTCGAGCGCCTCACCGATGAGCTGGCCGCCCGCGGCTGGCGGATTGCAGGCTGA
- a CDS encoding MarR family winged helix-turn-helix transcriptional regulator: MTLMPTPTVLDRLLEIGELFQHDMATAFEGTTLTPARVRVLWVLQHSGPMTQQALASALEVSPRNVTALVDALEEGGHVTRSPHPTDRRATLVTLTDDAVARMRTMQAEHAELAAELLGAVAQTDREALERGVDAIATRLRELIEADRARRAGERTS; encoded by the coding sequence ATGACCCTGATGCCGACCCCGACCGTGCTCGACCGCCTGCTCGAGATCGGCGAGCTGTTCCAGCACGACATGGCCACCGCCTTCGAGGGCACCACCCTCACGCCGGCTCGCGTGCGCGTGCTCTGGGTGCTCCAGCACAGCGGGCCGATGACGCAGCAGGCCCTCGCGAGCGCGCTCGAGGTCAGTCCGCGCAATGTCACGGCGCTCGTCGACGCGCTCGAGGAGGGCGGTCACGTGACGCGTTCGCCGCACCCGACCGACCGACGGGCGACGCTCGTCACCCTCACCGACGACGCGGTCGCCCGCATGCGCACGATGCAGGCCGAACACGCCGAACTGGCGGCCGAACTGCTCGGTGCCGTCGCGCAGACCGATCGCGAGGCGCTCGAACGCGGCGTCGACGCGATCGCGACCCGCTTGCGCGAACTCATCGAGGCCGACCGGGCGCGTCGGGCGGGGGAGCGGACATCGTGA
- a CDS encoding pseudouridine synthase: MTEKNGSDEQAANGWFTEPEGVRLQKVLAAAGVASRRVVEQYIVEGRIEVNGIVVTELGRRIDPEHDLVAVDGVAVQLDPGKRYYMLNKPRGVVSSMRDEKGRPDLREFTDELEERVYNVGRLDGDTSGLLLLTNDGDLAHVLAHPSFGVEKTYIAKVQGRVSPQTLQKLKQGIELEDGPIKVDRAKIRQHQGDDRHSIVELTLHSGRNRIVRRMMAEVGHPVVELVRRSFGPLHLGTLRIGVMRELTDSERGLLLTISREADAARGRNDAASGSSGDSADDRAAADSAGADSADEGES; the protein is encoded by the coding sequence GTGACTGAGAAGAACGGCAGCGACGAACAGGCAGCCAACGGCTGGTTCACCGAACCCGAGGGCGTGCGCCTGCAGAAGGTGCTCGCCGCCGCGGGCGTCGCGAGCCGCCGCGTGGTCGAGCAGTACATCGTCGAGGGCCGCATCGAGGTCAACGGCATCGTCGTGACCGAGCTCGGACGACGCATCGACCCCGAGCACGACCTCGTCGCCGTCGACGGCGTCGCGGTGCAGCTGGACCCCGGCAAGCGCTACTACATGCTCAACAAGCCGCGCGGCGTGGTCTCGTCGATGCGCGACGAGAAGGGTCGCCCCGACCTGCGCGAGTTCACCGACGAGCTCGAGGAACGCGTCTACAACGTCGGCCGCCTCGACGGCGACACGAGCGGCCTCCTGCTGCTCACGAACGACGGCGACCTCGCGCACGTGCTCGCGCACCCCTCGTTCGGCGTCGAGAAGACGTACATCGCCAAGGTGCAGGGCCGGGTGTCGCCGCAGACGCTGCAGAAGCTCAAGCAGGGCATCGAACTCGAGGACGGCCCGATCAAGGTCGACCGTGCGAAGATCCGCCAGCATCAGGGCGACGACCGGCACTCGATCGTCGAGCTGACGCTGCACTCGGGCCGCAACCGCATCGTGCGGCGCATGATGGCCGAGGTCGGCCACCCGGTGGTCGAGCTCGTGCGTCGCAGCTTCGGACCGCTGCACCTCGGCACGCTCCGCATCGGCGTGATGCGCGAGCTCACCGACAGCGAGCGCGGCCTGCTGCTGACGATCTCGCGAGAAGCGGATGCCGCGCGCGGGCGCAACGACGCGGCCTCGGGTTCGTCCGGGGACTCCGCCGACGACCGCGCGGCCGCGGACTCCGCCGGCGCGGACTCGGCCGACGAGGGGGAGTCGTGA
- a CDS encoding GNAT family N-acetyltransferase has translation MQSQVGTDAHPSELRFVPAREAPFADIEAVFGTRGDPSTCWCQWYKIPGSDWREDPVELAAKLEHQIATAEHGGPGLVAYDGETPVGWCAVEPRPALPRLQAKRIVSKGSSEPEFDDESVWAVTCFVVPRAHRKRGVGGALAEAAVAYAREQGARVLEAYGVDPTARAKVPAADLFPGTVSMFERAGFTEVARPTPSRAVMQVRFDRPGDAD, from the coding sequence ATGCAGTCCCAGGTCGGCACCGATGCCCATCCGTCCGAACTCCGCTTCGTTCCCGCACGTGAAGCGCCGTTCGCCGATATCGAGGCGGTGTTCGGCACTCGAGGAGATCCGTCCACCTGCTGGTGCCAGTGGTACAAGATCCCGGGTAGCGACTGGCGAGAGGACCCCGTCGAGCTCGCGGCGAAGCTCGAACACCAGATCGCCACGGCCGAACACGGCGGCCCAGGGCTCGTCGCCTACGACGGCGAGACGCCCGTGGGCTGGTGCGCGGTCGAACCACGACCCGCACTCCCCCGCCTGCAAGCCAAGCGCATCGTGAGCAAGGGCAGCTCCGAGCCGGAGTTCGACGACGAGTCCGTCTGGGCGGTCACGTGCTTCGTCGTGCCCAGAGCGCATCGCAAGCGCGGCGTCGGCGGAGCCTTGGCCGAGGCGGCGGTCGCGTACGCACGAGAGCAGGGTGCCCGGGTGCTCGAGGCGTACGGCGTCGACCCCACGGCGCGAGCGAAGGTTCCGGCCGCCGATCTCTTCCCCGGCACCGTCTCGATGTTCGAGCGCGCCGGGTTCACCGAGGTGGCGCGTCCGACCCCGAGCCGCGCGGTCATGCAGGTGCGCTTCGACCGACCCGGCGATGCCGACTGA
- the cmk gene encoding (d)CMP kinase, with the protein MSSPVIPVVVAIDGPAGSGKSSVSKEVAKRLGFGFLDTGAAYRALAWHVQASGIETDDAASVVSSLASFDYRIGTDPTGYSVHVGDVDVTAAIRDPAISAVVSRVARVPEVRTHLIELFRGLMAAEPRPGVVVEGRDITTVVAPDAPVRILLTASPEVRAARRSAELVGSATAAVGDELRRRDEADSKVVDFMTAADGVTTVDSTELDFEQTVEAVIEVIRFTQPVTD; encoded by the coding sequence GTGTCGTCCCCGGTCATTCCCGTCGTCGTCGCGATCGACGGCCCCGCCGGCAGCGGCAAGTCGAGCGTGTCCAAGGAGGTCGCCAAGCGACTCGGGTTCGGTTTCCTCGACACGGGCGCCGCGTATCGGGCGCTCGCCTGGCATGTGCAGGCATCGGGCATCGAGACGGATGACGCGGCATCCGTCGTCTCATCGCTCGCGAGCTTCGACTACCGCATCGGCACCGACCCGACCGGATACTCAGTGCACGTCGGCGACGTCGACGTGACCGCGGCGATCCGCGACCCCGCGATCTCGGCCGTCGTCAGCCGCGTCGCCCGCGTGCCCGAGGTGCGCACCCACCTCATCGAGCTGTTCCGCGGCCTCATGGCCGCAGAGCCGCGCCCCGGGGTCGTCGTCGAGGGCCGTGACATCACGACCGTCGTCGCCCCCGACGCCCCAGTGCGCATCCTGCTGACCGCCTCGCCCGAGGTGCGCGCCGCGCGGCGTTCGGCCGAACTCGTCGGCTCGGCGACCGCCGCCGTCGGCGACGAGCTGCGCAGGCGAGACGAGGCCGACTCGAAGGTCGTCGACTTCATGACGGCGGCCGACGGCGTCACCACGGTCGACTCGACGGAGCTCGATTTCGAGCAGACCGTCGAGGCCGTGATCGAGGTCATCAGGTTCACACAGCCAGTCACTGATTGA